In Vigna radiata var. radiata cultivar VC1973A chromosome 3, Vradiata_ver6, whole genome shotgun sequence, the following proteins share a genomic window:
- the LOC106757152 gene encoding receptor-like cytoplasmic kinase 176 yields MGCCFSAPPKIKAESPPRNGLNSKDGSKEENDPSSLSGTVSSSSMLLTPQNEVEILEASNLKNFAFNELRTATRNFRPDSMVGEGGFGSVFKGWIDEHTLAPTKAGTGMVIAVKRLNQESNQGHIEWLTEINYLGQLSHPNLVKXIGYSLEDDHRILVYEFVAKGSLDNHLFRRASYIEPLSWNIRMKIALDSAKGLAFLHSDEVDVIFRDFKTSNILLDSNYNAKLSDFGLAKNGPEGDKSHVSTRVMGTFGYAAPEYIATGHLTKRSDIYSFGVVLLELMSGKRSLDNNRPSGEHNLVEWAKPLLINKHKISQVMDARIEGQYSKREAXRIAHLALQCLSTDQKLRPNIXDVVRSLEHLQDSNDTQINGHSSSSSATPISSLSPSPLRT; encoded by the exons ATGGGTTGCTGCTTTAGTGCTCCTCCAAAGATCAAAGCCGAGAGCCCTCCACGTAATG GTTTGAATTCAAAGGATGGTAGCAAAGAAGAGAATGATCCGAGTAGTTTAAGCGGCACGGTGTCGTCTTCATCTATGCTTCTAACTCCTCAGAATGAGGTTGAGATATTGGAAGCCAGCAATTTGAAGAATTTTGCATTCAATGAGCTAAGAACTGCTACAAGGAACTTTCGTCCAGATAGTATGGTAGGTGAAGGTGGGTTTGGTAGTGTGTTTAAAGGGTGGATTGATGAGCATACACTTGCCCCTACTAAAGCAGGCACAGGAATGGTCATTGCTGTGAAGAGGCTTAACCAAGAAAGCAACCAGGGACACATTGAATGGTTG ACAGAAATCAATTACCTGGGGCAGCTCAGTCATCCTAATCTTGTGAAGNTAATTGGTTACTCCTTGGAGGATGATCACCGGATTCTGGTGTATGAATTTGTGGCCAAGGGTAGCTTGGATAATCACTTGTTTAGGA GGGCCTCTTACATTGAACCGCTCTCTTGGAACATCCGTATGAAGATTGCTCTTGATTCTGCCAAAGGGCTTGCATTTCTTCACAGTGATGAAGTAGATGTAATATTCAGGGACTTCAAAACTTCTAACATCTTACTTGATTCT AATTATAATGCAAAACTGTCTGATTTTGGGTTGGCAAAAAATGGACCAGAAGGTGACAAGAGTCATGTTTCTACAAGGGTGATGGGCACCTTTGGCTACGCTGCTCCTGAGTATATTGCAACAG GTCACTTAACGAAAAGGAGTGACATATACAGTTTTGGAGTTGTTCTTCTGGAACTTATGTCAGGAAAACGTTCACTGGACAACAACAGGCCAAGTGGAGAGCATAATCTAGTTGAATGGGCGAAACCACTTCTGATAAACAAACACAAGATCTCCCAAGTCATGGATGCACGTATAGAAGGCCAATACTCTAAGAGAGAAGCAAANAGAATAGCTCACCTTGCACTTCAATGCCTCTCTACAGATCAAAAACTTAGACCAAACATANGTGATGTGGTGAGATCATTGGAACATCTTCAGGATTCCAACGACACACAAATAAATGGTCATAGCTCAAGCAGCAGTGCTACTCCTATTTCTAGTTTGTCTCCTTCCCCTCTTCGTACGTAG